A part of Hippopotamus amphibius kiboko isolate mHipAmp2 chromosome 16, mHipAmp2.hap2, whole genome shotgun sequence genomic DNA contains:
- the KLK14 gene encoding kallikrein-14 — MFLLLTALQILAVATAQNQANETRILGGHPCDKNSQPWQAALLAGPWRSFLCGGSLLSGQWVITAAHCARPILRVALGKHNRRIWEPTEQVLRVARQVPHPQYNSQTHNNDLMLLRLERPARLGKAVRPIAVASACANAGTSCLVSGWGTTSSPIARYPNILQCVNINISSDQECRRAYSGTITDGMVCAGVPEGGKDSCQGDSGGPLVCGGELQGLVSWGMERCAQPGYPGVYTNLCKYQRWIQETMQSRS, encoded by the exons ATGTTCCTCCTGCTGACAGCACTTCAGATCTTGGCTGTAG CCACGGCACAGAACCAAGCGAACGAGACCAGGATACTTGGTGGCCACCCGTGCGACAAGAACTCCCAACCATGGCAGGCAGCCCTACTGGCAGGTCCCTGGCGTAGTTTCCTCTGTGGAGGGTCCCTGCTGTCTGGCCAGTGGGTCATCACCGCTGCTCACTGTGCCCGCCC GATTCTTCGAGTTGCCCTGGGCAAGCACAACCGGAGGATTTGGGAGCCCACAGAGCAGGTGCTGCGTGTGGCTCGCCAGGTGCCACACCCCCAGTACAACTCCCAGACCCACAATAACGACCTGATGTTGCTGCGGCTGGAGCGGCCCGCGCGGCTGGGGAAGGCAGTGAGACCCATCGCCGTGGCCAGCGCCTGTGCCAACGCGGGGACCTCCTGCCTGGTGTCGGGCTGGGGCACCACATCCAGTCCCATCG CCAGGTACCCCAACATTCTGCAATGTGTGAACATCAACATCTCCTCGGATCAGGAGTGTCGGCGGGCCTACTCTGGAACCATCACCGACGGCATGGTCTGTGCGGGGGTCCCCGAAGGCGGGAAGGACTCCTGTCAG GGTGACTCCGGGGGACCCCTGGTGTGCGGAGGAGAGCTCCAGGGCCTCGTGTCCTGGGGGATGGAGCGCTGTGCCCAGCCTGGTTACCCCGGCGTCTATACCAATCTGTGCAAGTACCAAAGGTGGATCCAGGAAACCATGCAGAGCAGATCATAG